A segment of the Sanyastnella coralliicola genome:
ACAAACGTCTTATTCTATTCGGCATCGCTCCGGGGATTATCAATCTTGTTCTCTTATTCAATTACCACGCAAGCTCCAATGAAACCGCCGAGACGTATTCTTTCAAGCGCAAAAAAGAACTATCCGAAGACGGCGTAGAAAACACCACACTCATCATCCTCGAAGGAAACAAGTATTCAGAGTACATGCCTATGCGGTTCTTCCTTGAAGAAGACTCCTTAAGATGGCATCGAAAAATCACCTACAACATTGCGGAGGGGCCGATTGGTTTGAGGGTGGTTAAGTCATATGAGTTTGACTGACTGTTCCGGCGTCTGTTAGTTATCGTTTATAGATTATAGACTATCGATTAGAGTCTCTAGGCTCTTGTCGTTCGTCTCTCGTCTCCTAAGTCCCACAAAAGGTTTGATACCCCTCATCCACCCCCACGGGCAGCTCCTGCGGTGTTAGCCTTTCATTATACGGATCAGCCAGCGCCTTTAATAGATCGTGAAACGGATTCATGTCTCCCTTGACAGCGGCCACTAGGGCTTCTTCGACCAAGTGATTTCGAGGGATGACCATAGGATTGGTGGCTATCATGAGCGCTTCACTTTCCTCTAGGTTTGAAAGTCGGACGCGTGCTTTTTCCCATTGGATGTGCCATGCGTTGAAGTCTGTGTCCTCTCTTAGCACCTGAATGAGGGAACCGTTCGTTCTTAACTCAGTGAAGAAGTTGGTGTAGTCGACCTTGTGCTTTTGGAGGAGACGAAGGCAGTCTTCGACCAGACTGGCGTCTTCTTGCATGTGGTTTTGAATACCCAGTTTATCAGTCATCATCTTGAGGTATGACTTCGAGAACAGCTGCGGGAACTTCCCTAAGACCTCTTCAGCTTTGGATACTGCAACTTTTTCGTCTTCATCGATCAATGGAAGCAAGGCATTCGCGAAGATTTTGAGGTTCCAGAACGCAATGTTCGGTTGGTTCGCAAAGGCATATCGGCCATTACGGTCAATGGAACTAAACACCGTTTGCGGATGATACACGTTCATAAACGCACACGGACCATAGTCGATGGTTTCCCCAGCAATCGAGACGTTGTCTGTATTCATGACCCCGTGAATGAATCCCACACGAAGCCAATGGTTGATCAATTCGCTTTGCTGCTGCATCACTTTCTGAAGAAGAGCCAAGGCTAAATTATCCTCGCTAACCAACAATGGATAATGTCTCTTGATGGTATACTCCAAGAGCTTTTCTGAATCCTTTTCACCTCCTAGGTAGCGCGCATACTCGAAGGTGCCTACTCGAATGTGGCTGGCAGCTACACGAGATAAGATTCCTCCATCATGAATGTGCTCGCGGTAAACGTCCTCCCCTGTCTTCACCACCGACAAGCTTCTCGTCGTAGAGATCCCGAGCGCATGCATCGCTTCACTCATGAGGTACTCACGCAACATCGAATAGAGTGTAGCCCTTCCATCTCCCCTTCTTGAATATGGCGTTTGTCCGGAACCTTTCAGCTGAAGATCATACAGTCCATTATCAGTTTGAATCTCTCCCAAGAGCACCGCACGTCCATCACCAAGACGATTGAAGTGAGCGAATTGATGTCCTGCATATGCCTGTGAGATCGGCCTACTCCCTTCCATCAACTCATTCCCCGCAAGAATTAACGCCGCTTTCGATTCATCCGCGAAGGTCTCTTCTACGCCTAGCTCTTTCGCCAATTCACCATTGAAAACCACCATTTCAGGCTTCGCTACCGAGATTGGGATTTGAGCAGTGAAAAGAGTTGGTGGTAGGTTTTCGAGGTAGGTGTTTTTTAAGGCTTTAGGCATTAGGCGTTGGGCGTTAGAGGGGCCTTCGCAAAGGTCGGGAAAAAGATAGCACCGGCGTCCGGCATCCGGCGTCCGTTTTTCTACTTGATGATTTACTCACGACCACCCGTCAACCGTCTACTAATCCGGCATCCGGCGTCCGGCGTCCGGCGTCGGTTAATTATCGTTTATAGATTCTAGACTATCGTTTGAGTCTCTAGACCCTCGTCCCTCGACCGGCGTCCGGCGTCCGGCGTCCGGCGTCCGTTGTTATCGTTTATAGATTATAGATCATCGATTACAGTCCCTCGACCCTTGTCTCTCGACCGTAGCTGGCCTATCTCACAACTCGAACCACCTGGCTTGCCGCTCCGCTTCTTACTTCCAACACATACATCCCCTTCGCCAAGTTGGCGACATTGATGATGTTGAGGTAGGCGTTTAAGTTTCCGGCTTGAATGAGTCTACCGTTGATATCTGTGAGTTGGTATTCCGCGCTAGCGACATTGAGTTGAATATTCAGAATATCAGAGGCTGGGTTAGGCCATACTTTGAGAGATAGTTTGTCTAGGTCATTGACGCTGTTATTGCACTCTCCAGGAACCCATTCTGTCACGCCGTTCATATACCATGCTACGCAGCTGTTTGAATACGTTTCGCCATCACAGCCACATACCGGATCGTAAAGTGTGAAGCAAAGTACGTCAGGAT
Coding sequences within it:
- a CDS encoding protein adenylyltransferase SelO; protein product: MPKALKNTYLENLPPTLFTAQIPISVAKPEMVVFNGELAKELGVEETFADESKAALILAGNELMEGSRPISQAYAGHQFAHFNRLGDGRAVLLGEIQTDNGLYDLQLKGSGQTPYSRRGDGRATLYSMLREYLMSEAMHALGISTTRSLSVVKTGEDVYREHIHDGGILSRVAASHIRVGTFEYARYLGGEKDSEKLLEYTIKRHYPLLVSEDNLALALLQKVMQQQSELINHWLRVGFIHGVMNTDNVSIAGETIDYGPCAFMNVYHPQTVFSSIDRNGRYAFANQPNIAFWNLKIFANALLPLIDEDEKVAVSKAEEVLGKFPQLFSKSYLKMMTDKLGIQNHMQEDASLVEDCLRLLQKHKVDYTNFFTELRTNGSLIQVLREDTDFNAWHIQWEKARVRLSNLEESEALMIATNPMVIPRNHLVEEALVAAVKGDMNPFHDLLKALADPYNERLTPQELPVGVDEGYQTFCGT